From the genome of Impatiens glandulifera chromosome 9, dImpGla2.1, whole genome shotgun sequence, one region includes:
- the LOC124915948 gene encoding leucine-rich repeat protein 1-like — protein MAHIVNFGFLLLFCFVSLVVKAYSSSDMNALDAFHQGVSDPQNAMKNWDTSLYDPCTWFHITCDNDNRVIRIEIFRYGLSGHLAPQLGNLDRLEYLNLDENNLDGPIPQELGNMANLKSLSLNGNRFSGRIPPSLGKLQLLFFLYLNNNKLTGPIPSELGDIPTLRVVDVSSNNLCGPVPRGGSLSSIAITTIQGSTNLANEAGDQDSTNNLDGKD, from the exons ATGGCTCATATTGTAAATTTTGGCTTTCTTTTGCTATTTTGTTTTGTGTCTTTGGTGGTAAAAGCTTATAGTTCCAGCGATATGAACGCGCTTGACGCATTTCATCAGGGAGTATCAGATCCACAAAATGCAATGAAAAATTGGGATACAAGTCTCTACGACCCTTGTACATGGTTCCATATTACTTGCGATAACGATAACCGTGTCATTCGCat AGAAATATTTCGATATGGCTTATCGGGTCATTTAGCGCCTCAACTAGGAAACCTTGACCGCCTAGAATACTT GAACCTTGATGAGAATAACTTAGATGGCCCAATCCCTCAAGAGCTAGGCAACATGGCTAACCTCAAGAGCTTGAGTCTAAATGGAAACCGATTTTCCGGGAGGATTCCTCCCTCTCTCGGAAAATTACAGCTACTTTTTTTCTT ATATCTCAACAATAACAAACTAACAGGACCTATCCCTAGCGAGCTTGGTGATATTCCTACGTTGAGAGTTGT AGATGTGTCGAGCAACAACCTCTGCGGACCTGTTCCTAGGGGCGGTTCATTGTCGAGTATAG CTATTACAACAATCCAAGGATCAACCAATCTTGCTAATGAAGCAGGTGATCAGGATTCAACAAATAATTTAGATGGCAAAGATTGA
- the LOC124915949 gene encoding leucine-rich repeat protein 1-like, with protein sequence MADIVNFGFLLLFCFGSLVVKASRSGDMNALAAFHQGVSDPQNAMKSWDTSLYDPCTWFHVTCDNDNRVIRLDLFRYGLSGHLVPQLGNLDRLQYLNLNDNNLDGPIPQELGNMSNLKSLNLNGNRFSGRIPPSLGKLHLLFFFRLNNNKLTGPIPGELGGIPTLRVVDVSSNNLCGPVPRGDITTIQGSTYLANEARDQDSTNNLDGKD encoded by the exons ATGGCTGATATTGTAAATTTTGGCTTTCTTTTGCTATTTTGTTTTGGATCTTTGGTGGTGAAAGCTTCTAGGTCCGGCGATATGAACGCACTTGCAGCATTTCACCAGGGAGTTTCAGATCCACAAAATGCAATGAAAAGTTGGGATACAAGTCTCTACGATCCTTGTACATGGTTCCACGTTACTTGCGACAACGATAACCGTGTCATTCgctt AGATCTATTTCGATATGGCTTATCGGGTCATTTAGTTCCTCAACTAGGAAACCTTGACCGCCTACAATACTT GAACCTCAATGACAACAACTTAGATGGACCAATCCCTCAAGAGCTAGGCAACATGTCTAACCTCAAGAGCTTGAATCTAAATGGAAATCGATTTTCCGGGAGGATTCCTCCTTCTCTCGGCAAATTACACCTACTTTTCTTCTT TCGTCTCAACAATAACAAACTAACAGGACCTATTCCTGGCGAGCTTGGTGGTATTCCTACGTTGAGAGTTGT AGATGTGTCGAGCAACAACCTCTGTGGACCTGTTCCTAGGGGCG ATATCACAACAATCCAAGGATCAACATATCTTGCTAATGAAGCCCGTGATCAGGATTCAACAAATAATTTAGATGGCAAAGATTAA